The genome window AAGTGGTTAATCAAAAGAAGAAACAAAAGAAGAAGGAAGATAGTATTCCAGTTTCTTTTAATGTTGCTGAACTTAAAGAAGAGAATGTAGAGGAAGTAAACAAAGTATTAGGGGAGCCTATTTCAAACGAGAAAGCAAGATGGAAATATTATGGCACAGAAGAATATATAGAAGATGGTTGCTTTGAAAATGTATATAAGAAAGATGAGTTTGAGGTAGAAGTATTTTTTATAGAAAATAAAGCAGCAAGAATTGCCATAACACCACAAGAAAAAATGGATATCAAGAAAGATTCTAAGAAGTTTCTTAAAAGATTGGGATTGCCAACAGGGTCAATTTATTCAGAGACTTCTTTAGTTAGAGCATGGGAATACTTAGGAGGATTATATACAGTAACTATAGGCACTGTAAATCAAGAGTCTGACGAAATTAACTATATGTATATAATAGTTGACGAAAAATATAGATAAGATTTACAAGCACTTACATTAGTAGGTGCTTTTATTATGCTCTTTTTACAAGTTTGTAGAGCATAAAGAACAAAGAAACTCACGAGTCAGAGAGTGACTATAAAAAATCTATGGAGGTAACAAATTATGGAATGGTTGAAACAAATATTAACAGATACAGGGATAGAGAATATTGACGATATAGTTGGTTCTATTAAATCAGAACTACCAAAATACTTTATCCCTAAAGATAAGTTTAATAGTTTGAATGAACAAAACAAAGATTTAAAGACTCAGCTAGATGAAAGAGATATGCAACTAGAAGAATTGAAAATAAAAGCAGTAGGTAACGAAGAACTTACATCAAAGATAAACGAATTAGAGCAATTGAACAAAAACACAAAAGAAGAGTATGAGTCAAAAATACAAGCACTAAGAAAAGAAACATCTATAGAGCTATATTTAAAAGATCAACAAGCTAGAAATATCAAGGCAGTAAAGGCTCTATTGGACTTAGATAAGGTTAGTCTAGATGGAGACAATTTAATAGGATTAGAGGAACAATTAAAGACTCTCAAGGAACAAGAGTCTTATTTATTTGGCGAGGATACCTTAAAAGGTAGAGAACCTAATAAGGAAACTAATCCAGTTAATCCAGAATACAAAAACAATCCTTGGAAGAAAGAAACATTCAATCTGACTGAGCAAGGAAGAATTTTAAAAGAAGATCCAGAGCTTGCAAAAAAATTAATGCAAGCAAAATAATTTTAAGGAGAGTGTAAAGAATGACAACTAGAATATCAGATGTGATACAACCAGAAGTATTTAACCCTTATGTAATTCAAAAAACAATGGAGTTATCAGCATTATACCAATCAGGCATAATACAAAACGATTCTGAGTTTGATAGTTTAGCAAGTGGACCTAATACCCTTGTAAACATGCCTTTTTGGAATGATCTTACGGGTGATTCGGAAGTAATGATGGATACTGGAGATTTGACACCAAGCAAAATCGGCTCAAATAAAGATGTGGCTAGAAAACATGGTAGAGCTAAAGCTTGGGGAGCTAATGGACTTTCTGCCTTATTAAGTGGGGATGATCCTATGGGGGCTATAGCTTCTTTAGTTGCTTCATATTGGGCTAGAGAAATGCAAAAGATTACTATAGCAACACTAGAAGGAGTATTCGCATCAACAACGATGAAAGATAAAGTACATGATATATCAACATTAGAGGGTAATGCTTCATTATTAACAGGAGAATCTTTTATAGATGCCAATCAATTAATGGGTGATGCAAAGGACTTGCTTACAGGAGTTCTAATGAATTCAGCGGTTGAAGCTTATTTAGCAAAAAGACAGTTAATAGATTATGTTCAAGAGGCAGGCCAATCTACAAGAATTCCATACTTTATGAATAAAAGAGTAATAGTTGATGATGGAATACCTTACGATACGGCAAATAAGATAGGAACAATGTATCTATTCGGTAGTGGTGCAATAGCTTTAGGAAATGGATCACATCCTAATATCATCGAAACAGAAGTGGACAGAAATAAAATGGCTTCTTCAGGAGAAGATTTCTTAATCAATAGGAAAATATTCATTCTTCATCCAAGAGGAGTAAAATGGACTGAAAAGAAAGCATTAGATATATTCCCTACAAATGCCGAAATACAAACAGGAACCAATTGGGAAAGAGTTTATGAACCAAAAGCGGTAAGAATTGTAAAACATAACTTTAAAATAGCATAGTAGGGTGATAGATAATGTTAGAAAACATAAAAATGATTTTAGGCATAGAGGATGATTCTTTAGATAGTAAAATAGAGTATTATATAAAAGGAATCGTCCAGAAGATACTTACTTTCTGTAATTTAAAAGAACTACCTAAGGAGCTAGAAACATTTGTAGAGAATAAAGTAATAAAAATAATGAAAGTGGACATAGGAAATACACTTATTTCATCTGTAGTTGGAGTAAAGTCCATAAAAAGAGGGGATACAGATATACAATTAGGAACAATAGAAGGCAAGAATACAGATGAATTGATAGAACTTACTGATGAAGAAAGAAAGGAGCTTTATTCTTTTAGAAAGCTGAGGTGGTAATATGAGTTTTATTGATAACCTATTATCTCAAATAGATGAAGTTAGTATATTAGAAACAACTTATTGGGATAAATGCACTATAAAGAGATATGGACCTTATAAGAAACCTAATGGAGCTACAGCAACAGGGGAATATCCTGTATATGAAAATATAAAATGTGCAGTATCTAAAAAAAGTACAGGAACTATAATCCAAACAGATACAACAAATCAAGCTAGATATGAGCTATGTTTATTTATAAGACCCGACATAGATATTAAGTTAGGGGATAAGATAGAAGTAACATATCAAAATAATAGAGAAGATAAATTTAAAGCTGGAGAACCTTTTTATTATTCTAGTCACGCTGAAATTCCCTTGATAAAGGAAGGTATAGCATAATGGGTTTTGAAATAGAAGGATTAGATATGTGCATAAAAAACTTAGAAAAAATAAAAGTAAACTTTCCTAAAAAAATAGAACAGTTTATTTTAGAGATAGGAAACAGAATGTTAAGGAAAGTAAAAAAGAAAACACCAGTAGGTCAATATTCAAATGGACAAACAGGAGGGGACTTAAGGCGTAGTTGGGAAGTTGGAAATGTAGTTAGAAATGGAGAAGATTTTTATGTAGAGATATATAATCCACTACACTATGGACCTCATGTTGAATATGGCCATAGAACTAGATTAGGTACTTCAAAAAATCCAAAGTATAAAAGTAAAGGATCTATAGCTTTTGTTCCTGGAGTTTTTATGCTTAAAATAAGTTTAGCAGAAATAGAAAGGGAACTACCTAAACATTTAGAAAAGATTTGGAATAGTATAGATTGGTAGGTGATAAATTGAAATTAGCAGACATAAGAGACAGCGTAGTAAATAAATTAGCCAATAAATACTCAAATATAAATATATATGATGAAAAACAAAAACAGGGCATTATACAGCCCTGTTTCTTTGTTCAATTATTACCTATAACATCAACACGATCAAGTTTTACGTATAACAATAATGTAGCTATGATAAATATACAGTATTTAAATGATAGCACTGATACTTTAGAGTGCTTAAATAAAAAAGATGAATTAGAAGAATTGTTTATAGATTATTTAGAAGTTGCAGGAGAGAAAATAAGCATTTTGGAATCAGAAAGCAATATTGCGTTTGATAGTTTAGGAAGTATATTAACTTACTCAATAACTCTAGACTACTATAAAAAGATTAAGGATTATGAAGAAAGAAAGACAATCAAAGAAGTTAATTTTGAATAGAGGTGAAGAGATGGGTTTACCACAAGTAAATATCACATTTAAGAGTAAAGCATTAAAAACAATTCAACAAGGAGATGTTGGAATATTAGCCTTACTTTTGAAAGACAATGTAGAGAAAGTTACAGAATATAGTATTCAATTATCATCAGATGTTCCTGAAAGTTTAAGCGATATAAATAAAGACTATATACAAAAAGCACTATTAGGAGGTCCTAAAAAAGTCAAAGTTGTAGTTATTTCTGACACTCTAGAAAGCTATTTAGAAGGGCTAAATTATCTTGAAACTATAGATTTTAATGTATTAGCAGTTCCAGGAGCGTTAGACAGTGATATGAGTATTTTGTCAACTTGGGTTAAAGACATGAGAGATAAGAAGAATAGAAAGATATTAGCAGTATTAAAAACTAATGCAGATCATGAAG of Gottschalkia purinilytica contains these proteins:
- a CDS encoding phage scaffolding protein — protein: MEWLKQILTDTGIENIDDIVGSIKSELPKYFIPKDKFNSLNEQNKDLKTQLDERDMQLEELKIKAVGNEELTSKINELEQLNKNTKEEYESKIQALRKETSIELYLKDQQARNIKAVKALLDLDKVSLDGDNLIGLEEQLKTLKEQESYLFGEDTLKGREPNKETNPVNPEYKNNPWKKETFNLTEQGRILKEDPELAKKLMQAK
- a CDS encoding major capsid protein, whose protein sequence is MTTRISDVIQPEVFNPYVIQKTMELSALYQSGIIQNDSEFDSLASGPNTLVNMPFWNDLTGDSEVMMDTGDLTPSKIGSNKDVARKHGRAKAWGANGLSALLSGDDPMGAIASLVASYWAREMQKITIATLEGVFASTTMKDKVHDISTLEGNASLLTGESFIDANQLMGDAKDLLTGVLMNSAVEAYLAKRQLIDYVQEAGQSTRIPYFMNKRVIVDDGIPYDTANKIGTMYLFGSGAIALGNGSHPNIIETEVDRNKMASSGEDFLINRKIFILHPRGVKWTEKKALDIFPTNAEIQTGTNWERVYEPKAVRIVKHNFKIA
- a CDS encoding phage head-tail connector protein, which translates into the protein MLENIKMILGIEDDSLDSKIEYYIKGIVQKILTFCNLKELPKELETFVENKVIKIMKVDIGNTLISSVVGVKSIKRGDTDIQLGTIEGKNTDELIELTDEERKELYSFRKLRW
- a CDS encoding HK97 gp10 family phage protein: MGFEIEGLDMCIKNLEKIKVNFPKKIEQFILEIGNRMLRKVKKKTPVGQYSNGQTGGDLRRSWEVGNVVRNGEDFYVEIYNPLHYGPHVEYGHRTRLGTSKNPKYKSKGSIAFVPGVFMLKISLAEIERELPKHLEKIWNSIDW
- a CDS encoding phage tail terminator family protein; the encoded protein is MKLADIRDSVVNKLANKYSNINIYDEKQKQGIIQPCFFVQLLPITSTRSSFTYNNNVAMINIQYLNDSTDTLECLNKKDELEELFIDYLEVAGEKISILESESNIAFDSLGSILTYSITLDYYKKIKDYEERKTIKEVNFE